One window of Candidatus Marinarcus aquaticus genomic DNA carries:
- a CDS encoding ExbD/TolR family protein, whose protein sequence is MRRFSHKQAKEETEINLTPMLDVVFIMLIFFIVTTSFVKEAGVSVNRPSAKTSEQKAEANILIAIKNNDEIWIDKRMVDIRAVRSNIERLKASNMNNSVVVQSDKDARTGTLVKVMDQIRMAGITNISVSTLKN, encoded by the coding sequence ATGAGAAGATTTTCACATAAACAAGCAAAAGAAGAGACAGAAATCAATTTAACTCCCATGCTGGATGTTGTTTTTATCATGTTGATTTTCTTTATTGTTACAACCTCTTTTGTGAAAGAAGCAGGGGTGAGTGTCAACAGACCCAGTGCGAAAACAAGTGAGCAAAAAGCAGAAGCCAATATTTTAATTGCAATCAAAAACAATGATGAAATTTGGATTGATAAACGTATGGTGGATATTCGAGCAGTTCGATCAAATATTGAGCGACTCAAAGCAAGTAACATGAACAATAGTGTGGTAGTACAATCGGATAAAGATGCGCGTACAGGAACTTTGGTGAAGGTTATGGATCAAATCAGAATGGCCGGTATTACAAATATTTCAGTCTCTACATTAAAGAATTGA
- a CDS encoding MotA/TolQ/ExbB proton channel family protein, translating to MIDIYLDNFFSFFDRGGAVLYVVFFIALCLWALLIERYMYISFEYKQYRKNMMDEIQNNSYNARFKEEIKKYLIEESNLKLKTGLSFIKTLIIVCPLVGLLGTVTGMIEVFDVMAISGASNVKSMANGVSMATIPTMAGMVVALSGILFEKKLELSIKYNTDRLYLEISKVL from the coding sequence ATGATTGATATATATTTAGATAACTTCTTCTCATTTTTTGATCGTGGTGGAGCTGTGCTCTACGTGGTCTTTTTTATCGCACTTTGCTTATGGGCATTGCTGATTGAACGATACATGTACATCAGTTTTGAATACAAACAGTATCGTAAAAATATGATGGATGAGATACAAAACAACTCTTATAATGCTCGTTTTAAAGAGGAGATTAAAAAATACTTGATAGAAGAGTCAAACCTTAAACTTAAAACGGGATTGAGTTTTATTAAGACACTGATTATCGTCTGCCCTTTGGTAGGCCTTTTAGGTACGGTTACAGGGATGATTGAGGTATTTGATGTCATGGCAATCAGCGGTGCAAGCAATGTTAAATCAATGGCCAATGGGGTGTCGATGGCAACAATACCTACTATGGCAGGGATGGTTGTAGCCCTAAGCGGTATTCTGTTTGAAAAGAAACTGGAATTATCGATTAAATACAATACAGACAGGCTCTATTTAGAGATTTCAAAGGTTTTATAG
- a CDS encoding MotA/TolQ/ExbB proton channel family protein, which yields MKLVVGLLLSVYSLFALNLETLLGSVEASSKQEIVQESKRLQEFIDNKQKQKQLLIQTKEALKRENQITKELKVVIEKNEKILAKKEAELAVKVGDLGEMFGSVRQTSSDFLTNYKRAFTASQFPQKEAIFDKFSDSKKLPTIEELTLFWHTMLDEIVQSGKVSQYPAQVVMQSGEKVEQTVTRVGQFAAFSDGNFLQYSSDIDALVELSTQPASSFQGGAEDFEQSSDEVLNVLVDPTRGTLFEMLGNNPTIMDRINQGGIIGYIILLLGGLGIAFAGYKMVMLNILDKAIKKQLKDVTKYSVDNPLGKIASVFYNNLKDSITDLEIKIGEAILKETNHIKKGQSFVKLLAAVTPLLGLLGTVTGMIATFQAITLFGTGDPKLMAGGISTALITTVLGLVTAIPLLFAYTYIASKSEEMVSILEEQSIGMLAKNLKQND from the coding sequence ATGAAGTTAGTAGTAGGATTATTATTGAGTGTTTACTCACTCTTTGCTTTGAATTTAGAGACCCTTTTAGGCAGTGTAGAAGCCAGTTCCAAACAAGAGATTGTTCAAGAGAGCAAACGTCTTCAAGAGTTTATTGATAACAAACAAAAACAGAAACAACTCTTAATTCAAACCAAAGAGGCACTTAAAAGAGAAAATCAAATCACCAAAGAACTAAAAGTTGTCATTGAAAAAAATGAAAAGATATTGGCAAAAAAAGAGGCGGAATTAGCAGTAAAAGTGGGCGACTTAGGTGAAATGTTTGGAAGTGTAAGACAAACATCTTCTGATTTTCTAACTAACTATAAAAGAGCCTTTACTGCGTCGCAGTTTCCTCAAAAAGAGGCTATTTTTGATAAGTTCTCTGACTCTAAAAAATTACCGACCATTGAAGAGTTGACACTCTTTTGGCACACCATGCTTGATGAAATTGTACAAAGTGGTAAGGTATCACAATACCCTGCCCAAGTGGTGATGCAATCAGGAGAGAAAGTAGAACAAACGGTAACAAGAGTAGGACAGTTTGCAGCATTCAGTGATGGAAACTTTTTACAATACTCAAGTGACATTGATGCTTTAGTTGAGCTTTCAACACAACCCGCTTCATCGTTTCAAGGGGGTGCAGAAGATTTTGAGCAAAGCAGTGATGAGGTCTTAAATGTTTTAGTGGACCCAACACGAGGAACGTTGTTTGAAATGTTAGGGAATAATCCAACCATTATGGACAGAATCAATCAAGGTGGAATCATTGGTTATATCATTCTTTTACTGGGTGGATTAGGAATAGCGTTTGCAGGATATAAAATGGTGATGCTTAATATCTTAGATAAAGCGATTAAAAAACAGCTCAAAGACGTTACAAAATATTCTGTGGATAATCCATTGGGAAAAATTGCATCGGTGTTTTATAACAATCTTAAAGACTCTATTACAGATTTGGAGATTAAAATTGGTGAAGCCATTTTAAAAGAGACTAATCACATTAAAAAGGGTCAAAGTTTTGTCAAGTTACTTGCAGCTGTTACACCTCTTTTAGGATTACTAGGGACAGTTACAGGGATGATTGCAACGTTCCAAGCCATTACACTTTTTGGTACGGGTGATCCCAAACTTATGGCAGGTGGTATTTCAACGGCATTGATTACAACAGTATTGGGGCTGGTAACGGCTATTCCACTGCTGTTTGCATATACCTATATTGCATCAAAATCAGAAGAGATGGTCTCTATTTTAGAAGAACAAAGCATTGGGATGCTCGCAAAAAACTTAAAACAAAATGATTGA
- a CDS encoding DUF3450 domain-containing protein, producing MKAVLILFLCLQSLILANPIDQSMQVIEQTNKKLKEYQAQINNVDEEREVLLGEYKYTNAELKNSRIYNNQLRGIIQSQKDEMINIDEQLVQIEKTQKNIFPLMLQMVESLKNLVKMDMPFLLEERMARVQRLEDALTQADIKTAEKYRIILEAFKIEYDYANSIESYQDKIDDKTYTILRLGRTALYFQSLDLTQYGYWNKELQQWVEIDDSTAKSNIRKAIKIAKKEQNVDFLELPFLAKKESK from the coding sequence ATGAAAGCAGTACTCATACTGTTTCTTTGCTTGCAAAGTCTGATTTTGGCGAATCCCATAGACCAATCCATGCAAGTAATCGAGCAAACAAATAAAAAACTGAAAGAGTATCAAGCACAAATAAATAACGTAGATGAAGAGCGTGAAGTACTTTTAGGTGAATACAAATACACCAATGCAGAACTTAAAAACAGTCGAATTTACAACAATCAATTAAGAGGGATCATTCAATCGCAAAAAGATGAGATGATCAACATTGATGAACAACTCGTACAAATAGAGAAAACGCAAAAAAATATTTTCCCACTCATGTTGCAAATGGTTGAGAGTTTGAAAAACTTAGTGAAGATGGACATGCCATTTTTACTTGAAGAGAGAATGGCTCGGGTACAACGACTTGAAGATGCTTTAACACAAGCCGATATTAAAACAGCAGAGAAGTACCGAATCATTTTAGAGGCGTTTAAAATTGAGTATGACTATGCCAACTCAATTGAGAGTTACCAAGACAAAATTGATGATAAAACCTATACGATTTTACGTCTTGGAAGAACGGCTTTATATTTCCAAAGTTTGGACTTAACACAATATGGATACTGGAATAAAGAGTTACAACAGTGGGTTGAAATAGATGATAGCACAGCAAAATCCAATATCAGAAAAGCAATTAAAATTGCAAAAAAAGAGCAAAACGTTGACTTCCTTGAACTGCCTTTTTTAGCAAAGAAGGAAAGTAAATAA
- a CDS encoding DUF1330 domain-containing protein, protein MAVFVVGQIIIKDEQKWERYKASVPKSLEGYDASILLRGSKESTLEQATEYEHIVILQFPSLQAAKLWHSSNVYQQLIPLRKEAASVSLSIYTS, encoded by the coding sequence ATGGCGGTCTTTGTAGTGGGACAAATCATCATCAAAGATGAACAAAAGTGGGAACGTTATAAAGCCAGTGTTCCTAAAAGCCTAGAAGGGTATGATGCCAGTATACTTTTAAGAGGTTCAAAAGAGTCCACACTTGAACAAGCTACAGAGTATGAACATATTGTCATCCTTCAATTTCCTTCGCTGCAAGCTGCAAAATTGTGGCATTCTTCAAATGTGTATCAACAACTCATACCTTTAAGAAAGGAGGCTGCATCGGTCTCTTTGAGTATCTACACCAGCTAA
- a CDS encoding ATP-binding protein has translation MDWKNTYAAIYRAKKDYLKPVKHFDDIGFDDLIGIERQKSALIQNTKRFVDGLPANNVLLWGARGTGKSSLIKALLNAYKDEGLRVIEIDREDLDELIEIADMIRHEPYKFIIFCDDLSFEEGEKGYKGLKRILEGSIEKSPENIKIYATSNRRHIITEYNRDNEGTKVGRNGEIHYSDSVEEKISLSDRFGLWLSFYHGTQQEYLNMVDSYFKEYKGDMEHLHHEALQFAQQRASKSGRTAKQFFNYFSNKE, from the coding sequence ATAGATTGGAAAAATACTTATGCGGCGATTTACAGAGCAAAAAAAGATTATTTAAAGCCCGTAAAACATTTTGATGACATCGGTTTTGATGATTTAATAGGAATAGAGAGACAAAAGAGTGCATTGATACAAAATACCAAACGATTTGTTGATGGATTACCTGCAAATAATGTACTGCTTTGGGGTGCGCGAGGAACAGGTAAATCTTCATTGATTAAAGCACTTTTAAATGCATATAAAGATGAAGGGCTTCGAGTCATTGAAATAGACAGAGAGGACTTAGATGAGCTCATTGAAATTGCCGATATGATTCGACATGAGCCTTATAAGTTCATCATCTTTTGCGATGATTTATCATTTGAAGAGGGAGAAAAAGGGTACAAAGGTTTAAAACGTATCTTAGAAGGTTCGATTGAAAAAAGTCCAGAGAACATTAAAATTTATGCCACATCAAACAGACGGCATATCATAACAGAGTATAATCGAGATAATGAAGGTACAAAAGTGGGACGAAACGGTGAGATACACTACAGTGACTCTGTAGAAGAGAAGATTTCATTAAGCGACCGATTCGGTCTGTGGCTCTCTTTTTATCATGGTACACAACAAGAGTATTTAAATATGGTGGACAGCTACTTTAAAGAGTATAAAGGGGACATGGAACACCTGCATCATGAAGCACTGCAATTTGCTCAACAACGAGCCAGTAAAAGTGGACGTACGGCGAAACAGTTCTTTAACTATTTCAGTAATAAGGAGTAA
- a CDS encoding putative 4-mercaptohistidine N1-methyltransferase, with product MANTNIYETSHLISQYCEFHYGEDYFDVSNYPKKTIDTLLPFVKQKTKALDLGCSVGRSSFELAQYFQHVDAVDYSHNFIEVAQQLQAGEQVEYNMTIEGEIYEKKEIDLTAFDFFTSKNRVSFSQGDASNLNSKLTHYDLIFCSNLIDRLSEPKKFLDDIQSRLNPNGLLVLCSPYTWLHDHTHKNEWFGGYMSEGKPQYTFDRLKHELSDFELLHTQDIEFVIRETKRKFQHTISEMSIFQKKS from the coding sequence ATGGCAAATACAAATATCTATGAAACATCCCATCTTATCTCTCAATATTGTGAATTTCACTATGGAGAAGATTATTTCGATGTCTCCAACTACCCTAAAAAAACCATTGATACACTTCTTCCTTTTGTAAAACAAAAAACAAAAGCTTTAGACTTAGGTTGTTCTGTTGGACGAAGCAGTTTTGAGTTGGCTCAATATTTTCAACATGTTGATGCAGTGGATTACTCTCACAATTTTATTGAAGTTGCACAACAACTGCAAGCGGGAGAACAAGTAGAATACAATATGACGATTGAGGGTGAAATCTATGAGAAAAAAGAGATTGACTTAACTGCGTTTGATTTTTTTACATCCAAAAACAGAGTCTCGTTTTCACAAGGAGATGCTTCAAATTTAAACTCCAAATTAACGCACTACGACCTCATCTTTTGCAGTAATTTAATTGACAGATTAAGTGAACCCAAGAAATTTTTAGATGACATCCAAAGCAGACTCAATCCCAATGGACTTTTAGTATTGTGTTCTCCTTATACATGGTTACATGACCACACTCACAAAAATGAGTGGTTTGGCGGTTATATGAGTGAGGGCAAACCTCAATACACCTTTGATCGCTTAAAACATGAGTTGAGTGATTTTGAACTGCTGCATACTCAAGATATTGAGTTTGTCATACGAGAAACCAAACGTAAATTTCAACACACTATTTCCGAAATGTCTATTTTTCAAAAAAAGAGTTGA
- a CDS encoding threonine/serine ThrE exporter family protein has protein sequence MKTENPNIAYDEQSKITRAIIRAATLMLEFGAESRLVEQTAQRMGTALGVRSVEISLIPSAIVLTTLTSNQSVTTTRRAHHKPINMSIVYDVQKICIDLEKNPYSVETVIQQLKDIQPNYYNRWLIVLMVGLACASFAYLRGADWVAFGITLLASSVGMFIRQELAKRQFILIITFGITAFFVTLIASLSYINNISATPNIALSSSVLLLVPGFPFVNSFLDAMKGYLSMGWGRWMQASLLTLATSMGIIFAMSILNIKGW, from the coding sequence ATGAAAACAGAGAACCCAAATATCGCTTACGACGAACAGAGTAAAATCACACGTGCCATTATTCGAGCAGCCACTTTGATGCTTGAATTTGGTGCAGAGAGTCGATTGGTTGAACAAACTGCACAACGTATGGGAACGGCTCTTGGAGTCCGTTCTGTAGAGATTTCATTGATACCTTCAGCCATTGTGTTAACCACACTTACAAGCAATCAATCCGTTACAACCACAAGACGAGCGCACCATAAACCCATCAATATGTCTATTGTGTATGATGTACAAAAAATTTGTATTGATTTAGAGAAAAATCCTTACAGTGTGGAAACGGTGATTCAACAACTCAAAGATATTCAACCCAACTATTATAACCGTTGGTTGATTGTCTTAATGGTAGGATTAGCGTGTGCTTCGTTTGCTTATTTAAGAGGAGCTGATTGGGTCGCCTTTGGTATTACACTCTTGGCTTCAAGTGTGGGAATGTTTATTCGACAAGAGTTGGCCAAACGTCAGTTTATCTTGATTATCACCTTTGGAATTACCGCCTTTTTTGTCACACTCATTGCCAGTTTGTCCTACATCAATAATATCAGTGCTACACCAAATATTGCACTCTCCTCCAGTGTCTTACTTTTAGTACCAGGGTTTCCTTTTGTAAACTCTTTTTTAGATGCCATGAAAGGCTATTTAAGTATGGGTTGGGGACGATGGATGCAAGCATCCCTTTTAACACTTGCAACAAGTATGGGTATTATCTTTGCCATGTCCATTTTAAACATAAAAGGGTGGTAA
- a CDS encoding threonine/serine exporter family protein, translated as MNPILTNFLLDAVFSAIPAVGFAMLFNVPKSALKFCALGGAITYSLRTLFLDAGISIEISTFLASLILGIIGVYWSRKYIVPRPIYTVASIIPLIPGTFAFNAMISLVDMNSHGVTPELIAMFIENGLKSISILSAISFGLALPSLYYIRYNRPII; from the coding sequence ATGAATCCAATTTTAACAAACTTTTTACTCGATGCTGTTTTCTCTGCCATTCCTGCAGTGGGTTTTGCGATGCTCTTTAATGTACCTAAAAGTGCCTTGAAATTTTGTGCTTTAGGTGGAGCGATTACTTATAGCTTACGAACGCTCTTTTTAGATGCAGGAATTTCTATTGAGATTTCTACTTTTTTAGCCTCATTGATTTTAGGAATCATTGGAGTGTATTGGTCCAGAAAGTATATTGTGCCGCGACCTATTTACACCGTTGCATCAATTATTCCGCTTATTCCAGGAACTTTTGCATTTAATGCCATGATTTCATTAGTGGACATGAACTCACATGGGGTGACCCCTGAGCTTATTGCAATGTTTATAGAGAATGGTTTGAAATCGATTTCAATTTTAAGTGCAATCAGTTTTGGACTTGCTCTGCCATCGCTTTATTATATCAGATATAATCGACCCATCATCTAA
- a CDS encoding SDR family oxidoreductase: MKKALVTGYSSGIGKAICETLEKNGYEILKLQCRLQQSCNLEEEVKTLLKDHDLDVLVNCAGVGVFAPHEEISVAKIKELIDVNLTAPLILSNLCLRSLKKTKGHIINIASVEATRHSKFSALYTATKSGLRNFSLSLFEELRRADVKVTSINPDLTKTNFFDELQFEPSSKENTHLLAEDIAKAVLDVLQFNGVITELTVRPQRLEIIKK; this comes from the coding sequence ATGAAAAAAGCACTTGTCACTGGGTACTCTTCGGGTATTGGTAAAGCCATTTGTGAAACATTGGAAAAAAATGGGTATGAAATATTAAAACTGCAATGCCGTTTACAGCAAAGTTGTAATCTCGAAGAAGAAGTCAAGACGCTTTTAAAAGATCATGATTTGGATGTGTTGGTTAATTGTGCAGGTGTGGGTGTTTTTGCTCCGCATGAAGAGATCAGTGTGGCAAAAATAAAAGAGCTTATTGATGTGAATTTAACCGCTCCCTTGATACTGTCCAATTTGTGTTTACGAAGTTTAAAGAAAACAAAAGGGCATATTATCAACATTGCTTCGGTTGAAGCAACACGTCACTCGAAATTTTCAGCCCTTTATACTGCAACTAAAAGCGGGCTTCGAAACTTCTCTTTGAGTCTTTTTGAAGAGTTACGGCGTGCCGATGTGAAAGTAACCAGTATCAATCCTGATTTAACCAAAACCAACTTTTTTGATGAGTTGCAGTTTGAACCAAGTTCGAAAGAGAACACACATTTACTCGCAGAAGATATTGCCAAAGCAGTCTTGGATGTGTTGCAGTTTAATGGTGTCATCACAGAGTTGACAGTCAGACCGCAGCGTCTTGAAATTATTAAAAAGTAG
- a CDS encoding DedA family protein: MLHEIVDFIVNTVGDLGYWGIFIMMFLESSFFPFPSEVVMIPAGYLAYQGEMNLFLAIFAGISGSLAGAVFNYLLALKFGRAFLSRYGKYILVKEETMQKMENFFNKHGHISTFSGRLIPAVRQYISLPAGLAKMNLLKFSIYTSLGAGIWVLILALLGYFIGHNQALISEYLRVIIISILILLAVFILFYIRIKMKKSIFIKKKR; this comes from the coding sequence ATGTTACACGAAATAGTTGATTTTATTGTAAATACAGTAGGAGACTTAGGTTACTGGGGAATTTTTATTATGATGTTTTTAGAGAGCTCGTTTTTCCCCTTCCCTTCAGAAGTGGTGATGATACCAGCAGGGTATTTGGCGTATCAAGGAGAGATGAACCTTTTTTTAGCAATTTTTGCAGGAATTTCAGGCAGTCTGGCAGGGGCAGTGTTTAACTATTTGTTGGCGTTGAAGTTTGGACGAGCCTTTTTAAGTCGATATGGAAAATATATTTTAGTTAAAGAAGAGACCATGCAAAAAATGGAGAACTTTTTTAATAAACACGGACATATTTCAACGTTCAGTGGAAGGTTAATCCCCGCTGTACGACAGTACATCTCACTTCCAGCAGGCTTAGCCAAGATGAATCTTTTAAAGTTTTCCATCTACACGAGTTTGGGTGCAGGTATTTGGGTCTTGATTCTAGCACTTTTAGGGTATTTTATTGGGCACAATCAAGCGCTTATTTCTGAGTATTTACGAGTTATTATCATCTCTATTTTAATTCTTCTGGCTGTTTTTATACTGTTTTATATTAGAATAAAAATGAAGAAATCTATTTTTATAAAGAAGAAACGATGA
- a CDS encoding cold-shock protein codes for MSNRYNGTVKWFNNEKGFGFIQLEDNSKDLFVHHTEITNSNYGRASLNDGQRVSFNIGVNQKGEHATSVEAL; via the coding sequence ATGTCAAATAGATATAATGGAACTGTAAAATGGTTCAACAATGAAAAAGGTTTTGGATTTATTCAATTAGAAGATAACAGCAAAGATTTATTTGTTCATCATACGGAAATCACAAATTCTAATTATGGAAGAGCTTCATTAAATGATGGTCAAAGAGTATCATTTAATATTGGTGTTAATCAAAAAGGGGAACATGCAACCAGTGTAGAAGCACTGTAA
- a CDS encoding SPL family radical SAM protein gives MSYSETFLDHIEKTNFKHLPQATQSFLKNKALEYHFSFQELKQLIDFAIDFRLWHEQDISELFETEYRSKKEAFNHIRTVWEDLKAQPNSYKNFTSDLYKQDVRKFSFETFKSHKTALGSCPVASPNTRCCNLLTLDAVQSCGFDCSYCSIQSFYNQNRIGFDENFKENLKNLELDPNEIYHIGTGQSSDSLMWGNKEGILDALFAFARKYPNVILEFKTKSNNINYFLENDVPKNIICTWSLNTPTIIQNEEHLTASLEERLHAAQKLSEKGVLIGFHFHPIVEYEHYLEEYESVYKELIKRFDARKVVLVSFGTLTFIKPVIQKIRTRNFKSKILQMPFSNANGKQSYSLATKKEMFKHAYECFTPWHKEVYFYLCMEDESLWKEVFGYEYLSNNQMEELMKMAYMKKITSTV, from the coding sequence GTGAGTTATTCAGAGACATTTTTAGACCATATTGAAAAAACCAACTTTAAGCACTTGCCTCAAGCAACACAAAGCTTTTTAAAAAACAAAGCGTTAGAATACCACTTCTCTTTTCAAGAACTCAAACAGCTCATTGATTTTGCAATTGATTTTCGACTTTGGCATGAACAAGATATCAGTGAACTGTTTGAAACTGAATATAGAAGCAAAAAAGAGGCTTTTAACCACATACGAACTGTTTGGGAGGATTTAAAGGCACAACCGAACAGTTATAAAAATTTTACCTCTGATTTATACAAACAAGATGTGCGAAAATTCAGTTTTGAAACGTTTAAAAGCCATAAAACGGCTTTAGGCAGTTGCCCTGTAGCAAGCCCTAATACTCGATGTTGTAACCTGCTTACTTTAGATGCCGTGCAGTCATGTGGATTTGATTGTTCGTACTGTTCTATTCAATCTTTTTATAATCAAAATAGAATTGGCTTTGATGAAAACTTTAAAGAGAATCTCAAAAATTTAGAGTTGGATCCCAACGAGATTTATCATATCGGAACAGGGCAGAGTTCAGACTCACTCATGTGGGGGAACAAAGAGGGGATTTTGGATGCACTTTTTGCGTTTGCACGAAAATACCCCAATGTGATTTTGGAGTTTAAAACCAAATCCAATAACATCAACTACTTTCTAGAAAATGACGTACCCAAAAATATCATCTGTACATGGTCTTTAAATACGCCCACTATCATTCAAAATGAAGAGCATTTAACGGCATCTTTAGAAGAACGTTTACATGCAGCTCAAAAATTGAGTGAAAAAGGGGTATTAATCGGTTTTCATTTTCACCCCATTGTTGAGTATGAACACTATTTAGAAGAGTATGAGTCTGTTTATAAAGAACTCATCAAACGATTTGATGCACGAAAAGTTGTGTTGGTCTCTTTTGGGACATTGACGTTTATAAAACCTGTGATTCAAAAAATACGTACACGAAACTTTAAAAGTAAGATTTTGCAAATGCCTTTTAGTAATGCCAACGGAAAACAGTCCTATTCATTAGCAACAAAAAAAGAGATGTTTAAACATGCGTACGAGTGCTTTACTCCTTGGCATAAAGAGGTCTATTTTTATTTATGTATGGAAGATGAATCATTATGGAAAGAGGTATTTGGTTATGAGTACCTTTCGAATAATCAAATGGAAGAGCTTATGAAAATGGCATACATGAAGAAGATTACATCAACGGTTTAA
- the rplS gene encoding 50S ribosomal protein L19: MKNRYIASFEAAQIAEKQIPEFKAGDTLRLGVEIKEGNKTRVQGFEGVVIARHGEGTGATFTIRKIGANNVGVERIFPLYSESLKEIAVLRRGRVRRAKLHYLRGLTGKKAKIKELRK; this comes from the coding sequence ATGAAAAACAGATACATTGCAAGCTTTGAAGCAGCGCAAATTGCAGAAAAACAAATCCCAGAATTTAAAGCTGGTGATACGTTAAGACTTGGTGTTGAGATTAAAGAAGGTAACAAAACAAGAGTTCAAGGATTCGAAGGTGTTGTTATCGCTCGACATGGTGAAGGTACGGGTGCTACTTTTACTATCAGAAAAATCGGTGCAAACAACGTTGGTGTTGAAAGAATCTTCCCATTATACTCTGAATCTTTAAAAGAGATTGCAGTATTAAGAAGAGGTAGAGTAAGAAGAGCGAAACTTCACTACCTAAGAGGATTAACTGGTAAGAAAGCTAAAATTAAAGAGCTTAGAAAATAA
- the trmD gene encoding tRNA (guanosine(37)-N1)-methyltransferase TrmD: protein MKFTFVTLFPNLIEFYFHDSILKRAVDAGFVGYEFYNPRDYSENKHLKVDAPMIGGGAGMLMTPQPLFDCLNKIKRENENAYIIFPLAAAKPFKQNDAKRLAKKKNIVFVSGRYEGIDERVIEKYANEVFSIGEFILTGGELASLVMADAISRNVDGVLGNADSLVMESYENNLLEAPSFTKPENFQELSVVKEFLKGNHSKIADLKNNLAICKTKYFRPGLVTNKKTK from the coding sequence TTGAAATTTACATTTGTGACACTTTTCCCCAATTTAATTGAGTTCTATTTTCATGACTCTATCTTAAAACGTGCCGTTGATGCAGGTTTTGTTGGATATGAATTTTATAATCCCAGAGACTACAGTGAAAATAAACATTTGAAAGTGGATGCCCCCATGATTGGTGGAGGAGCAGGCATGCTGATGACACCCCAGCCACTCTTTGATTGTTTGAATAAAATCAAAAGAGAAAATGAAAATGCTTATATCATCTTTCCTTTGGCAGCTGCTAAACCTTTTAAGCAAAATGACGCCAAACGATTGGCAAAGAAAAAGAACATTGTATTTGTCAGTGGTCGATATGAGGGTATTGATGAACGTGTGATTGAAAAATATGCCAATGAAGTTTTCTCTATAGGTGAATTTATTTTAACAGGAGGAGAGTTGGCTTCATTGGTGATGGCCGATGCCATTTCACGAAATGTGGATGGGGTACTTGGCAATGCCGACTCTTTGGTTATGGAGAGTTATGAAAACAATCTTTTGGAAGCACCATCATTTACAAAACCTGAAAATTTTCAAGAATTAAGTGTGGTTAAAGAATTCTTAAAGGGTAATCATAGTAAAATTGCCGACCTAAAAAATAATCTGGCTATTTGCAAGACAAAATATTTTAGACCAGGTTTAGTTACAAACAAAAAAACAAAATAA